A single genomic interval of Scatophagus argus isolate fScaArg1 chromosome 22, fScaArg1.pri, whole genome shotgun sequence harbors:
- the LOC124053919 gene encoding inhibitor of nuclear factor kappa-B kinase-interacting protein isoform X1: protein MPTEVKQRKKSQKQSDEVSETTAPNGKDEARKVKTEAGNNAGTNKTSSSLDIRSIMCLLSLAACGALSWVVLQQNARFSEIEEKYKFLHGKTSGLFDMEEEVLKVSKKLAASEDDLQEALSTVSLAKQLQQDISTLHAAVMVMQADENSASRDLQTVNAHFLNVTETWQERLAAITSDLAALKAESRDAHAGATEQVNEVERRARLLAERLEELEDSTKRNARAMERTEEDDAKRAQGQLDWNTKQIHYLEQQISSLNKREAELSSQLEEHIPRAQECEEHLPQVEEAVRSILRLGVDLSGLEKRLEEVTLQVFGTEDSMLKALNEILEMRQELDTLQAQNSILKMKNELSVVKEAVRELTMVLKESRADSQRDSDTLEQEAWGDGEEE from the exons ATGCCTACAGAAgtaaagcagaggaagaagtcacaaaaacaaagcGACGAAGTGTCCGAAACGACGGCTCCAAATGGCAAAGATGAAGCGCGCAAAGTGAAGACGGAAGCTGGAAACAACGCAGGGACAAATAAAACGTCTTCGAGTTTGGATATTAGAAGTATTATGTGCTTATTGTCTCTTGCGGCGTGCGGGGCTCTGAGTTG GGTGGTGCTGCAACAGAACGCGAGGTTTTCCGAAATTGAAGAAAAGTACAAGTTTTTACACGGAAAGACTTCGGGTCTGTTCGACATGGAGGAAGAAGTCCTGAAGGTTTCTAAAAAG CTTGCCGCCTCTGAGGATGACCTACAGGAGGCGCTCTCCACCGTTTCCTTGGCAAAACAACTCCAGCAGGACATCTCCACCCTCCACGCTGCTGTCATGGTGATGCAGGCTGACGAGAACTCTGCCTCCCGTGACTTGCAGACGGTCAACGCCCACTTCCTCAACGTGACGGAGACGTGGCAGGAGCGTCTGGCCGCCATCACCTCTGACCTGGCTGCCCTCAAGGCCGAGTCCCGTGATGCTCACGCCGGAGCCACCGAGCAGGTGAACGAAGTGGAGCGGAGGGCCCGGTTGCTGGCAGAAAGGCTGGAGGAGCTCGAGGACAGCACGAAGAGGAACGCCAGAGCTATGGAGCGCACGGAGGAAGACGACGCCAAGCGAGCGCAGGGTCAGCTGGACTGGAACACGAAGCAGATCCACTACCTCGAGCAGCAGATCAGCAGCCTGAACAAGAGGGAGGCTGAGCTCAGCTCTCAGCTTGAGGAGCACATTCCCCGAGCGCAGGAGTGTGAAGAGCACCTGCCCCAGGTCGAGGAGGCAGTGCGCTCCATCCTGAGGCTCGGGGTGGATCTGAGTGGTTTGGAGAAACGTCTGGAAGAGGTGACGTTACAGGTGTTTGGGACTGAAGACAGCATGCTGAAAGCACTAAATGAAATCCTGGAGATGAGACAGGAACTGGACACCCTGCAGGCTCAAAACAGCATCCTCAAGATGAAGAATGAGTTGTCGGTGGTTAAAGAGGCAGTCCGTGAACTCACCATGGTCCTGAAGGAAAGTAGGGCTGACAGCCAAAGGGACTCTGACACACTGGAGCAAGAAGCATGGGGAGATGGTGAGGAGGAGTGA
- the arfgap3 gene encoding ADP-ribosylation factor GTPase-activating protein 3 isoform X2 — translation MSEPSKQDISAIFKRLRSIPTNKVCFDCSVKNPSWASITYGVFLCIDCSGTHRSLGVHLSFIRSTELDFNWSWFQLRCMQVGGNASAIAFFNQHGCTASAANAKYNSRAAQLYREKIKTLATQATRRHGTELWLDSQGPLSPTSPDNKQVDFFSLHSQAVPENLNMAEMSLSSSTSEKPGTADKEEDKNGNLEGGPSVDMLSVSPKANPELSSLLKKKPAAVKKTLASKKGGLGAQKVSSKNFSELEKKAQAADKLREQEEATAGKKNTQPEESFAPSLRLACKDLEQQRKMEEQKLKGLEGKKKEQAERLGMGLGIRSGVSHSVTADMHIIQQENPLAAKTTKGRRFAEDDDNDEGFFNSRSVSRFEDQRETSDDFPSRWDDRAEGGGWMKESKKPEPDFFLTSTMSSLDDRTTARRKPEPVSDTGEARIKFGHAKAISSDMYFGKQDNSEYEAKTQLERFSGSTSISSADLFDDPKKQTTSSYRLTNVLPSAPDMSQLKLGVRSVAGKLSVMASGVVSSIQDHYSS, via the exons ATGTCAGAGCCAAGCAAGCAAGACATTTCTGCTATATTTAAGCGGCTTCGCTCCATCCCTACGAATAAG GTTTGCTTTGACTGCTCAGTTAAAAACCCCAGTTGGGCCAGTATCACCTAtggtgtatttctgtgtataGACTGCTCTGGGACGCACAGGTCTCTTGGGGTGCACCTGTCCTTTATCAG GTCCACTGAGCTGGATTTTAATTGGTCGTGGTTTCAGCTAAGGTGTATGCAAGTGGGAGGCAACGCCAGTGCG ATTGCATTTTTCAATCAACATGGTTGCACAGCCAGCGCTGCCAATGCCAAGTACAACAGCCGAGCTGCTCAGCTGTACAGAGAGAAGATAAAGACTTTAGCCACACAAGCCACCAGACGCCATGGCACTGAG TTGTGGCTTGACAGTCAGGGTCCTCTCTCTCCAACATCACCCGACAACAAGCAGGTGGATTTCTTCAGTCTGCACTCTCAG GCTGTTCCTGAAAATCTGAACATGGCTGAAATGAGTCTCAGCTCCTCCACATCAGAAAAACCTGGAACtgcagacaaagaagaagacaaaaatg GTAATCTAGAGGGGGGTCCTAGTGTGGACATGCTGAGTGTTTCTCCTAAAGCAAATCCAG AGCTTTCCTCTCTTCTTAAGAAGAAGCCAGCTGCTGTCAAGAAAACT TTGGCCTCTAAGAAGGGAGGTCTGGGTGCTCAGAAAGTCAGCAGCAAGAATTTCTCAGAGCTGGAGAAGAAGGCTCAAGCTGCCGACAAGCTCAGAGAGCAAGAAGAAGCCACTGCTGGCAAGAAGAATACTCAGCCTGAGGAATCCTT TGCTCCATCGCTGCGACTGGCCTGTAAAGATcttgagcagcagaggaagatgGAAGAGCAGAAGTTGAAGGGATtagaagggaagaagaaagagcaggCGGAGAGACTGGGCATGGGTCTGGGCATCAGGAG TGGAGTGTCTCACTCCGTGACAGCGGACATGCACATCATCCAGCAGGAGAATCCACTGGCAGCCAAGACCACCAAAGGACGACGGTTTGCTGAGGATGACGACAATGATGAAGGGTTTTTCAACTCTAG GTCTGTGTCCCGATTCGAGGATCAAAGAGAAACCTCAGATGATTTCCCCTCCAGGTGGGATGacagagcagaaggaggaggctGGATGAAGGAGAGCAAGAAGCCAGAGCCGGACTTCTTCTTGACCTCCACAATGTCCTCACTGGATGACAG gACCACAGCCAGACGAAAACCGGAACCGGTCTCGGACACAGGAGAAGCCCGGATAAAGTTTGGACATGCGAAAGCCATCTCTTCTGACATGTACTTTGGAAAACAAGATAACTCTGAG TACGAGGCCAAAACACAACTGGAACGATTTTCCGGGAGCACGTCTATAAGCTCAGCTGACCTTTTTGATGATCCAAAGAAACAGACCA CAAGTTCATACCGTCTGACCAACGTGCTGCCCAGTGCCCCTGACATGTCACAGCTCAAACTGGGAGTGCGCTCAGTCGCGGGGAAGCTCTCCGTCATGGCCAGCGGCGTCGTTAGCTCAATTCAG GACCACTACAGTTCCTGA
- the arfgap3 gene encoding ADP-ribosylation factor GTPase-activating protein 3 isoform X1 → MSEPSKQDISAIFKRLRSIPTNKVCFDCSVKNPSWASITYGVFLCIDCSGTHRSLGVHLSFIRSTELDFNWSWFQLRCMQVGGNASAIAFFNQHGCTASAANAKYNSRAAQLYREKIKTLATQATRRHGTELWLDSQGPLSPTSPDNKQVDFFSLHSQAVPENLNMAEMSLSSSTSEKPGTADKEEDKNGCNLEGGPSVDMLSVSPKANPELSSLLKKKPAAVKKTLASKKGGLGAQKVSSKNFSELEKKAQAADKLREQEEATAGKKNTQPEESFAPSLRLACKDLEQQRKMEEQKLKGLEGKKKEQAERLGMGLGIRSGVSHSVTADMHIIQQENPLAAKTTKGRRFAEDDDNDEGFFNSRSVSRFEDQRETSDDFPSRWDDRAEGGGWMKESKKPEPDFFLTSTMSSLDDRTTARRKPEPVSDTGEARIKFGHAKAISSDMYFGKQDNSEYEAKTQLERFSGSTSISSADLFDDPKKQTTSSYRLTNVLPSAPDMSQLKLGVRSVAGKLSVMASGVVSSIQDHYSS, encoded by the exons ATGTCAGAGCCAAGCAAGCAAGACATTTCTGCTATATTTAAGCGGCTTCGCTCCATCCCTACGAATAAG GTTTGCTTTGACTGCTCAGTTAAAAACCCCAGTTGGGCCAGTATCACCTAtggtgtatttctgtgtataGACTGCTCTGGGACGCACAGGTCTCTTGGGGTGCACCTGTCCTTTATCAG GTCCACTGAGCTGGATTTTAATTGGTCGTGGTTTCAGCTAAGGTGTATGCAAGTGGGAGGCAACGCCAGTGCG ATTGCATTTTTCAATCAACATGGTTGCACAGCCAGCGCTGCCAATGCCAAGTACAACAGCCGAGCTGCTCAGCTGTACAGAGAGAAGATAAAGACTTTAGCCACACAAGCCACCAGACGCCATGGCACTGAG TTGTGGCTTGACAGTCAGGGTCCTCTCTCTCCAACATCACCCGACAACAAGCAGGTGGATTTCTTCAGTCTGCACTCTCAG GCTGTTCCTGAAAATCTGAACATGGCTGAAATGAGTCTCAGCTCCTCCACATCAGAAAAACCTGGAACtgcagacaaagaagaagacaaaaatggTT GTAATCTAGAGGGGGGTCCTAGTGTGGACATGCTGAGTGTTTCTCCTAAAGCAAATCCAG AGCTTTCCTCTCTTCTTAAGAAGAAGCCAGCTGCTGTCAAGAAAACT TTGGCCTCTAAGAAGGGAGGTCTGGGTGCTCAGAAAGTCAGCAGCAAGAATTTCTCAGAGCTGGAGAAGAAGGCTCAAGCTGCCGACAAGCTCAGAGAGCAAGAAGAAGCCACTGCTGGCAAGAAGAATACTCAGCCTGAGGAATCCTT TGCTCCATCGCTGCGACTGGCCTGTAAAGATcttgagcagcagaggaagatgGAAGAGCAGAAGTTGAAGGGATtagaagggaagaagaaagagcaggCGGAGAGACTGGGCATGGGTCTGGGCATCAGGAG TGGAGTGTCTCACTCCGTGACAGCGGACATGCACATCATCCAGCAGGAGAATCCACTGGCAGCCAAGACCACCAAAGGACGACGGTTTGCTGAGGATGACGACAATGATGAAGGGTTTTTCAACTCTAG GTCTGTGTCCCGATTCGAGGATCAAAGAGAAACCTCAGATGATTTCCCCTCCAGGTGGGATGacagagcagaaggaggaggctGGATGAAGGAGAGCAAGAAGCCAGAGCCGGACTTCTTCTTGACCTCCACAATGTCCTCACTGGATGACAG gACCACAGCCAGACGAAAACCGGAACCGGTCTCGGACACAGGAGAAGCCCGGATAAAGTTTGGACATGCGAAAGCCATCTCTTCTGACATGTACTTTGGAAAACAAGATAACTCTGAG TACGAGGCCAAAACACAACTGGAACGATTTTCCGGGAGCACGTCTATAAGCTCAGCTGACCTTTTTGATGATCCAAAGAAACAGACCA CAAGTTCATACCGTCTGACCAACGTGCTGCCCAGTGCCCCTGACATGTCACAGCTCAAACTGGGAGTGCGCTCAGTCGCGGGGAAGCTCTCCGTCATGGCCAGCGGCGTCGTTAGCTCAATTCAG GACCACTACAGTTCCTGA
- the LOC124053919 gene encoding inhibitor of nuclear factor kappa-B kinase-interacting protein isoform X2, protein MPTEVKQRKKSQKQSDEVSETTAPNGKDEARKVKTEAGNNAGTNKTSSSLDIRSIMCLLSLAACGALSWVVLQQNARFSEIEEKYKFLHGKTSGLFDMEEEVLKVSKKCESVQPMLESLGGERGALRPQLEGLEQDVSRLKDWASGLTEKRAQLQISLTELRDAVGQIEERTSAIAKDFANKVASVRTDVRRMDGLQSELESLLTQMGELEDKTAQVERSMVKRIGEVLASSIDRVSNLRAASERNTQAIDQLRKRIPELTTADKQISERLRELEGGRARLIRTVTFASDLKPKVAAIKRDFGAFEPQLSDLTLRIGRLAEDLTKREQEIAELRQTLANLTAVEGDLNVTTKQVSEIADISDIAEMHKQT, encoded by the exons ATGCCTACAGAAgtaaagcagaggaagaagtcacaaaaacaaagcGACGAAGTGTCCGAAACGACGGCTCCAAATGGCAAAGATGAAGCGCGCAAAGTGAAGACGGAAGCTGGAAACAACGCAGGGACAAATAAAACGTCTTCGAGTTTGGATATTAGAAGTATTATGTGCTTATTGTCTCTTGCGGCGTGCGGGGCTCTGAGTTG GGTGGTGCTGCAACAGAACGCGAGGTTTTCCGAAATTGAAGAAAAGTACAAGTTTTTACACGGAAAGACTTCGGGTCTGTTCGACATGGAGGAAGAAGTCCTGAAGGTTTCTAAAAAG TGTGAGAGCGTGCAGCCAATGCTGGAGAGTCTCGGCGGTGAGCGGGGGGCTCTGCGGCCTCAGCTGGAGGGTTTAGAGCAGGACGTGAGCCGGCTGAAGGACTGGGCCTCTGGACTGACTGAGAAACGAGCTCAGCTTCAGATCAGCCTGACCGAACTGAGAGACGCAGTGGGACAGATTGAAGAACGCACCTCGGCCATCGCAAAGGACTTTGCCAATAAG GTGGCGTCAGTGAGGACAGATGTGCGCAGGATGGACGGCCTGCAGTCTGAGCTGGAATCTCTGCTGACTCAGATGGGCGAGCTGGAGGATAAGACCGCTCAGGTGGAGCGCAGCATGGTCAAACGCATCGGGGAGGTGCTGGCAAGCAGCATTGACCGGGTGTCAAACCTCCGCGCCGCATCTGAACGCAACACCCAGGCCATAGATCAGCTCCGCAAACGCATCCCTGAACTCACCACCGCTGACAAACAGATCTCTGAGCGCTTGAGGGAGCTGGAGGGCGGCAGAGCACGCCTGATAAGAACGGTGACCTTCGCCAGTGACCTTAAACCAAAAGTTGCTGCCATTAAGAGGGACTTTGGGGCGTTTGAGCCTCAGCTGTCAGACCTGACTCTGCGGATAGGCAGACTGGCAGAGGATCTTActaagagagagcaggagattGCTGAACTTAGACAGACATTGGCTAACCTCACTGCAGTAGAGGGAGATTTAAATGTTACTACTAAACAGGTTAGTGAAATAGCTGATATATCTGATATTGCAGAGATGCACAAGCAAACATGA